One Acidobacteriota bacterium DNA segment encodes these proteins:
- a CDS encoding M66 family metalloprotease yields the protein MTKLHLTDNGLTGPLPRELGDLTSLRELNLGWNGLTGPIPRELGNLTSLRELNLYSNDLTGPIPSELGRLTSLWHLNLGWNGLTGPIPRELGDLTRLRQLNLSNNGLTGPIPSKIGNLTRLTELGLEENDLTGPIPPELGDLTSLTELGIDGNDLMGPIPPELGDLTRLTDLKFSGNSGLVGSLPTELARLGRLETLLAFGTDLCAPSDPGFQDWLRRIDRLRVATCVGDSSSFAYLTQAVQSQEYPVPLVAGEKALLRVFVTAATSTTAGIPPVRALFYVDGTEIHVADIPARAATLPTEVYEGDLSRSSNAEIPAEIILPGLEMVVEIDPEGTLDPGIMTASRIPDTGRMAVDVREMPVLHLTVIPFLWSADPHRGAVDTAEAMQADPEGHELLFKARTLLPIGDIEVTAHAPVMTSSSPDDPSGLFEETEAIRAMEGGSGHYMGTISSPGHVRGPRGLAGRPGRVSISSLNAATMAHELGHNMSLYHAPCGSAGGPDPAFPYPDGSTGAWGYDFRFGGALATPGRPDLMSYCGPAGISDYHFANALRFRLFDEGSSRPASLIDQEAMSLLLWGGMDAEGQPFLNPSFVVDAPSALPRDTGEHRITGRSGSGGELFSVGFAMPEVADGDGSSSFAFVLPVEPGWAIRLASITLSGPGGSVTLDSDTDTPLFILFDPSTRQVRGILRDLPQAGASALVSQAGANRLDVLFSRGIPDAAAWGQSRILDLKGIGGRQAPPPALMLSVAPSSIDWGANATLTWSSADAESVKVTPDLGAVPASGSRIVSPRTTTTYHITVRGADGQTRTASVTVRVVGSQRDVLTALYQSTGGPDWFDSSNWGTSRPLGDWHGITVDDDGRVTELNLNDNGLTGPIPPELGNLTRLRELILGFNALTGPIPPELGNLANLRELILGYNGLTGPIPPEFGNLTRLVKLRLSSNDLAGPIPPEFGNLTRLTELRLDGNALTGPIPPELGNLTSLRNLQLRSNDLTGPIPPELGNLTRLTSLGLHPNYFTGPIPPELGNLTRLTELRLDGNALTGPIPPEFGNLTRLTELRLDGNALTG from the coding sequence GTGACGAAGTTGCATCTCACCGATAATGGCCTTACGGGGCCGCTCCCGCGCGAGCTCGGCGACCTCACCAGCCTGAGGGAGCTGAATCTCGGGTGGAACGGTCTCACGGGGCCGATCCCGCGCGAACTCGGCAACCTCACCAGCCTGAGGGAGTTGAATCTCTACTCCAACGATCTCACGGGACCGATTCCGAGCGAACTTGGCAGGCTGACGAGCCTGTGGCATCTGAATCTCGGGTGGAACGGCCTCACGGGACCGATCCCGCGCGAGCTCGGCGACCTCACCAGACTGAGGCAACTGAATCTCTCCAACAATGGCCTCACGGGACCAATCCCGTCCAAGATCGGCAACCTCACGCGCCTGACGGAACTGGGGCTCGAAGAGAACGACCTCACGGGACCGATCCCGCCCGAGCTCGGCGACCTCACAAGCCTGACGGAGTTGGGGATCGACGGGAACGATCTCATGGGGCCGATCCCGCCCGAGCTCGGCGATCTCACGCGCCTGACGGACCTGAAATTCTCGGGGAACTCCGGCCTAGTTGGAAGCCTTCCAACCGAACTGGCACGTCTTGGCCGGCTCGAAACGCTATTGGCCTTCGGAACGGATCTTTGTGCACCTTCGGATCCCGGCTTCCAGGATTGGCTCAGACGCATCGACCGTCTGCGAGTTGCGACCTGTGTGGGTGATAGCTCGTCCTTTGCATACCTCACCCAAGCGGTGCAGTCACAGGAGTATCCGGTTCCGCTGGTCGCCGGAGAAAAGGCGCTGCTAAGGGTCTTTGTCACCGCCGCGACCTCTACGACGGCGGGCATCCCTCCCGTTCGAGCCCTGTTCTACGTGGACGGAACCGAGATCCACGTGGCCGACATTCCGGCGCGTGCGGCGACCCTACCGACCGAGGTTTACGAGGGAGATCTGTCGCGATCGTCCAACGCCGAGATTCCCGCCGAGATCATACTTCCGGGTCTCGAGATGGTCGTCGAGATCGACCCGGAAGGAACGCTGGATCCCGGTATCATGACGGCAAGCCGGATCCCGGACACGGGCCGCATGGCGGTCGATGTGCGGGAGATGCCCGTGCTGCATCTGACGGTGATTCCCTTCCTTTGGAGCGCCGACCCCCATCGGGGGGCCGTAGATACGGCCGAGGCTATGCAGGCGGACCCCGAGGGCCACGAGCTGCTTTTTAAGGCTCGTACGCTGCTGCCGATCGGAGACATCGAAGTGACGGCCCACGCCCCCGTGATGACTTCGAGTTCGCCCGACGACCCTTCCGGGCTATTCGAGGAAACGGAAGCGATTCGGGCCATGGAGGGCGGGAGCGGCCACTACATGGGCACAATTTCGAGCCCGGGCCATGTACGGGGACCAAGAGGATTGGCGGGCCGCCCTGGCCGGGTAAGCATTTCAAGTCTGAACGCGGCGACCATGGCTCACGAACTCGGACACAACATGAGCCTGTATCATGCGCCGTGCGGGAGCGCAGGGGGACCGGACCCGGCGTTTCCCTACCCGGACGGATCGACTGGCGCCTGGGGGTACGATTTCCGATTTGGAGGTGCATTGGCGACGCCAGGCAGGCCGGACCTGATGTCCTACTGCGGGCCGGCGGGGATCAGCGACTATCACTTTGCCAACGCGCTCCGCTTTCGCCTCTTCGACGAGGGGTCGTCCCGGCCGGCGAGTCTGATCGATCAGGAAGCAATGTCCCTCCTCCTATGGGGCGGCATGGATGCGGAGGGCCAGCCCTTCCTCAATCCATCCTTTGTCGTCGATGCCCCCTCTGCGCTGCCCAGGGACACTGGTGAGCACCGGATCACCGGGCGGAGCGGGAGCGGCGGCGAGCTTTTCTCCGTCGGCTTCGCCATGCCCGAGGTGGCCGACGGAGACGGGAGCTCGTCCTTCGCCTTCGTCCTCCCGGTCGAGCCCGGCTGGGCGATCCGCCTGGCAAGCATCACGCTCTCCGGTCCCGGTGGGTCGGTGACACTCGACAGCGACACCGATACTCCGCTGTTCATCCTGTTCGATCCGAGTACCCGGCAGGTGAGAGGCATCCTGCGCGATCTGCCTCAGGCAGGCGCGTCGGCGCTCGTTTCTCAAGCAGGCGCCAATCGTCTCGATGTGCTCTTCAGCCGAGGGATCCCCGACGCCGCAGCGTGGGGTCAGAGCCGGATTCTGGACTTAAAAGGGATCGGCGGACGCCAAGCTCCTCCCCCTGCGCTGATGCTGTCGGTTGCGCCGAGTTCCATCGATTGGGGGGCAAATGCCACGCTGACGTGGTCCTCGGCCGATGCGGAGAGCGTGAAGGTCACGCCGGACCTCGGCGCAGTTCCGGCATCGGGCTCGCGAATAGTGTCGCCGCGCACCACGACGACATACCACATCACGGTGCGTGGCGCCGACGGTCAGACGCGGACGGCATCCGTTACGGTCAGAGTGGTGGGCTCCCAGCGGGACGTGCTGACGGCGTTGTACCAATCCACCGGCGGACCTGATTGGTTTGACAGCAGCAACTGGGGAACCAGCCGGCCGCTCGGGGATTGGCATGGGATCACCGTCGATGACGACGGGCGCGTGACGGAGTTGAATCTCAACGACAACGGCCTCACAGGACCGATCCCGCCCGAACTCGGCAACCTTACGCGCCTGAGGGAGCTGATTCTTGGCTTCAACGCTCTCACGGGGCCGATCCCGCCCGAACTTGGCAACCTCGCGAACCTGAGGGAGCTGATTCTCGGTTACAACGGTCTCACGGGGCCGATCCCGCCCGAGTTCGGCAACCTCACGCGCCTGGTGAAGCTGCGTCTCAGCTCTAACGATCTCGCGGGACCGATCCCACCCGAGTTTGGCAACCTCACGCGCCTGACGGAACTGCGGCTTGACGGGAACGCTCTCACGGGGCCGATCCCGCCCGAACTTGGCAACCTTACGAGCCTGAGGAATTTACAACTCCGGTCCAACGATCTCACGGGGCCGATCCCTCCTGAACTCGGCAACCTCACGCGCCTGACGAGTCTGGGTCTCCACCCCAACTATTTCACGGGGCCGATCCCTCCTGAACTCGGCAACCTCACGCGCCTGACGGAACTGCGGCTCGACGGGAACGCTCTCACGGGACCGATCCCGCCCGAGTTCGGCAACCTCACGCGCCTGACGGAACTGCGGCTTGACGGGAACGCTCTCACGGGGC